A genome region from Crossiella equi includes the following:
- a CDS encoding DUF5666 domain-containing protein, with protein sequence MTTPDPEQVLATPVDEKDLGAQLTEAGKGPSRLTLGLAAAALAAVAFAGGLWASAAFGGDTAVAGPGARGGGAGGFGGGARPSGAPQAPGGGGGARGGTVGTVDRVEGDTLYLKTANGTEVRVKISADTPVNLTEPGKVADLKPGDSVSVQGERAQDGSVTARQLTEQAPPR encoded by the coding sequence ATGACCACGCCCGATCCGGAACAGGTGCTGGCCACCCCCGTTGACGAGAAGGACCTGGGCGCCCAGCTCACCGAGGCGGGCAAGGGCCCGTCCAGGCTCACCCTCGGCCTGGCCGCCGCCGCGCTGGCCGCGGTCGCCTTCGCCGGTGGCCTGTGGGCCTCGGCGGCCTTCGGTGGAGACACCGCGGTGGCCGGTCCCGGTGCCCGGGGCGGCGGTGCGGGCGGTTTCGGTGGCGGTGCCCGGCCCAGCGGCGCCCCGCAGGCCCCCGGCGGCGGTGGCGGGGCCCGGGGTGGCACGGTGGGCACCGTGGACCGCGTCGAGGGCGACACGCTCTACCTGAAGACCGCCAACGGCACCGAGGTCAGGGTCAAGATCAGCGCGGACACCCCGGTCAACCTGACCGAGCCGGGCAAGGTCGCCGACCTGAAGCCGGGGGACTCGGTGAGCGTGCAGGGCGAGCGGGCCCAGGACGGTTCGGTGACCGCCCGCCAGCTCACGGAGCAAGCACCTCCGCGCTGA
- a CDS encoding putative bifunctional diguanylate cyclase/phosphodiesterase: MSVAGRTQLARKWAGAVNTAAYVPLSPDQLAEQLLDLVHELFDVLAAEPFDARPAARAGAALVQANITGRLALRRSMELLAEGARAEQRQRRGHTDEARVTALIAEFAAGFTEGVRQLTFNQQEEIKKALLNAKRDAERELRVSESRFRELFTSSALGIAITDLSGAFVEVNQAFTEMLGYGAEELNYLSVDDLFAPEETADLVVLYEHLVQEKVDRFRCRSRLVSKEADSVFAYLAVSLLHDADGRPNGHVTMVEDLTNLHLLQGRFSHQTLHDQLTGLPNRQYLHSRLQSVLGRAEPGEVVTLCHLDLDSFTVINDGLGHHIGDDLLKTVAGRLRAAVAGHNAMVARFGSDEFAILIEDAPDVVQLAARINEELAEPTYFEGYGVAVTASTGIVQREARGTSAAELLRAADMTLHRVKASGKGQWGLFDPCREAGDRSRFKLAASMPGAVESGEFALRYQPIRWLEGCGLAAVEVLVEWQHPELGPLAHEHCVELAERTGLILALGRWVLGRACLDAADWHPEQGVPPVVLATLTPYQSQDPDLVDNVRKALAEASLPPDRLRLRFPLSSVAREEGDAQDNLRVLADMGVTLGLDDFGRDVTDFVRLPKLPARGVRFSRVLLDRLGEAPDPGSPVARTVESLTELAHQVGYKVMAAGVDSQAKLRWLASIGVDGGQGPELGDPQPAEAYTAVSAEVLAP, encoded by the coding sequence TTGAGCGTCGCGGGTCGCACGCAGCTGGCCCGGAAGTGGGCGGGGGCGGTCAACACGGCCGCCTACGTGCCGCTGTCCCCGGACCAGCTCGCCGAGCAGCTGCTCGACCTCGTGCACGAGCTCTTCGACGTGCTCGCCGCCGAACCCTTCGACGCCCGGCCGGCCGCGCGGGCCGGGGCCGCGCTGGTCCAGGCCAACATCACCGGCCGCCTGGCGCTGCGGCGCAGCATGGAGCTGCTGGCCGAGGGCGCCCGCGCCGAACAGCGCCAGCGCCGGGGTCACACCGACGAGGCCCGGGTCACCGCGCTGATCGCCGAGTTCGCCGCCGGGTTCACCGAGGGCGTCCGGCAGCTCACGTTCAACCAGCAGGAAGAGATCAAGAAGGCCCTGCTCAACGCCAAGCGCGACGCCGAACGCGAGCTGCGGGTCAGCGAGAGCCGCTTCCGCGAGCTGTTCACCTCCTCCGCGCTGGGCATCGCCATCACCGACCTGTCCGGGGCCTTCGTCGAGGTCAACCAGGCCTTCACCGAGATGCTGGGCTACGGGGCCGAGGAGCTGAACTACCTCAGCGTCGACGACCTGTTCGCCCCGGAGGAGACCGCCGACCTGGTCGTGCTCTACGAGCACCTGGTGCAGGAGAAGGTCGACCGGTTCCGCTGCCGCAGCCGCCTGGTCAGCAAGGAGGCGGACAGCGTGTTCGCCTACCTCGCGGTCTCGCTGCTGCACGACGCGGACGGGCGGCCCAACGGGCACGTCACCATGGTCGAGGACCTCACCAACCTGCACCTGCTGCAAGGCCGGTTCAGCCACCAGACGCTGCACGACCAGCTCACCGGCCTGCCCAACCGCCAGTACCTGCACTCTCGGCTGCAGAGCGTGCTGGGCCGCGCCGAGCCCGGTGAGGTGGTCACGCTCTGCCACCTCGACCTGGACAGCTTCACCGTCATCAACGACGGCCTGGGCCACCACATCGGCGACGACCTGCTCAAGACCGTCGCGGGCCGGTTACGGGCGGCGGTGGCCGGGCACAACGCGATGGTCGCCCGGTTTGGCAGCGACGAGTTCGCCATCCTCATCGAGGACGCCCCGGACGTGGTGCAGCTGGCCGCGCGCATCAACGAGGAGCTGGCCGAGCCCACCTACTTCGAGGGCTACGGCGTCGCGGTCACCGCCAGCACCGGCATCGTGCAGCGCGAGGCCAGGGGCACCTCGGCGGCGGAGCTGCTGCGCGCGGCGGACATGACGCTGCACCGGGTCAAGGCCAGCGGCAAGGGCCAGTGGGGCCTGTTCGACCCCTGCCGCGAGGCAGGGGACCGCAGCCGGTTCAAGCTGGCCGCGTCCATGCCGGGCGCGGTGGAGAGCGGCGAGTTCGCCCTGCGCTACCAGCCGATCCGCTGGCTGGAGGGCTGCGGCCTGGCGGCGGTGGAGGTGCTGGTCGAGTGGCAGCACCCGGAGCTGGGACCGCTGGCGCACGAGCACTGCGTGGAGCTGGCCGAGCGCACCGGCCTGATCCTGGCGCTGGGCCGCTGGGTGCTCGGCCGGGCCTGCCTGGACGCCGCGGACTGGCACCCCGAGCAGGGCGTGCCGCCGGTGGTGCTGGCCACGCTCACCCCGTACCAGTCGCAGGACCCCGACCTCGTGGACAACGTGCGGAAAGCGCTGGCCGAGGCGAGCCTGCCGCCGGACCGGCTGCGCCTGCGGTTCCCGCTCAGCTCGGTGGCCCGCGAGGAGGGCGACGCCCAGGACAACCTGCGGGTGCTGGCCGACATGGGCGTCACGCTCGGCCTGGACGACTTCGGCCGCGACGTCACCGACTTCGTGCGCCTGCCCAAGCTGCCCGCGCGCGGGGTGCGGTTCAGCCGGGTGCTGCTGGACCGGCTCGGCGAGGCGCCCGACCCGGGCTCGCCGGTGGCGCGCACCGTGGAGAGCCTCACCGAGCTGGCGCACCAGGTCGGCTACAAGGTGATGGCCGCCGGGGTGGACAGCCAGGCCAAGCTGCGCTGGCTGGCCTCGATCGGCGTGGACGGCGGGCAGGGGCCGGAGCTGGGCGACCCGCAGCCCGCCGAGGCCTACACCGCGGTCAGCGCGGAGGTGCTTGCTCCGTGA
- a CDS encoding DUF1015 family protein, giving the protein MLRALGTAYVVTESVPGPDVDEFTDPRQVKAALRAQAPGRVTLLSVQHPHRTPDALARRQGLSQVLPDARDALRSLQRQSYRRVADVVAPYQVDGPDGSTLGLLCLADPGAVDATQGRHVRPTEDVYPDIVAERARVLAELGCLTSSALLVPLEGGEELTEALRATVARLGGPEVSIVDVLGNRHRLWLLGPGTHRDQLLHLAGRHPLLVADGNHRVAAAEAAGLGGLLALVTAGPLLRVGPIHRVLAGTGLGLADCGRAWRAHGLTVTEADPASPPEPGSVLARAEGRALRVGLPPPGTDEPLPRIDHSAVEQVLIQGALGLDPAGPRVLAVPGGRRPVPREPGDIELLIAPVPLADVLAVHANGRRMPRKSTYFTPKPRSGLLLAELDGGTHGADVTPA; this is encoded by the coding sequence ATGCTGCGCGCACTGGGGACGGCCTACGTCGTCACGGAGTCGGTGCCGGGTCCGGACGTCGACGAGTTCACCGACCCGCGCCAGGTCAAGGCCGCCCTGCGGGCCCAGGCCCCGGGGCGGGTGACGCTGCTGTCCGTGCAGCACCCGCACCGCACTCCCGACGCCCTGGCCCGCCGCCAGGGCCTGAGCCAGGTGCTGCCGGACGCCCGGGACGCCCTGCGCAGCCTGCAACGCCAGTCCTACCGCCGGGTGGCCGACGTGGTCGCGCCGTACCAGGTGGACGGACCCGACGGCAGCACGCTCGGCCTGCTCTGCCTGGCCGACCCGGGCGCGGTCGACGCCACCCAGGGCAGGCACGTGCGCCCCACCGAGGACGTCTACCCCGACATCGTGGCCGAGCGCGCGCGGGTGCTGGCCGAGCTCGGCTGCCTCACCTCCTCGGCGCTGCTCGTCCCGCTGGAGGGCGGCGAGGAGCTGACCGAAGCGCTGCGCGCCACCGTGGCCAGGCTCGGCGGGCCCGAGGTGTCCATTGTGGACGTCCTGGGCAACCGGCACCGCCTGTGGCTGCTGGGTCCGGGCACGCACCGCGACCAGCTGCTGCACCTGGCCGGGCGGCACCCGCTGCTGGTCGCGGACGGCAACCACCGGGTGGCCGCGGCCGAGGCGGCGGGCCTGGGCGGGCTGCTCGCCCTGGTCACCGCGGGCCCGCTGCTGCGTGTGGGGCCGATCCACCGCGTGCTCGCCGGTACCGGCCTGGGCCTGGCCGACTGCGGGCGGGCCTGGCGGGCGCACGGACTCACCGTGACCGAGGCCGATCCCGCCTCCCCGCCCGAGCCGGGTTCGGTGCTGGCCCGTGCGGAGGGGCGGGCGCTGCGGGTCGGGCTGCCCCCGCCCGGGACCGACGAACCATTGCCGCGCATCGACCACAGCGCGGTCGAACAGGTGCTCATCCAGGGCGCCCTGGGCCTGGACCCGGCCGGACCGCGCGTGCTCGCCGTGCCCGGTGGGCGCCGCCCGGTGCCACGCGAACCCGGCGACATCGAGCTGCTCATCGCCCCGGTCCCCTTGGCGGACGTGCTCGCCGTACACGCGAACGGGCGGCGCATGCCCCGCAAGAGCACGTACTTCACGCCGAAGCCGCGCAGCGGCCTGCTGTTGGCTGAACTCGATGGTGGGACCCACGGAGCCGACGTAACCCCGGCGTGA
- a CDS encoding helix-turn-helix domain-containing protein: protein MATATLAELRARPGPGPGLHSPQRMDFHLIALVTSGTGTHTVDFVRHDCRPGTLLWVRPGQVQQFARDSDLEASLVFFAPAFPPRLRAADHLLARRGGPVRWQLAGQDLAAITANLAQLGADYARTARGDYPAWTELLRHLLATLLLRIAALPRGGDGEADGGNATFTQFQRELERFFAQTRQVEDYADRLGCSSKTLTRACRAATGQAAKQLIDARVALEAKRLLAYTNLPVANISRRLGFSEPTNFGKFFQREAGQSPSAFRSGLLR from the coding sequence ATGGCCACCGCCACCCTCGCCGAGCTGCGCGCGCGGCCCGGGCCCGGTCCGGGCCTGCACTCCCCGCAGCGCATGGACTTCCACCTGATCGCCCTGGTCACCTCGGGCACCGGCACGCACACCGTGGACTTCGTCCGGCACGACTGCCGTCCGGGCACGCTGCTGTGGGTACGGCCGGGCCAGGTGCAGCAGTTCGCCCGGGACTCCGACCTGGAGGCCAGCCTGGTCTTCTTCGCCCCGGCCTTCCCGCCCCGGCTGCGCGCCGCCGACCACCTGCTGGCGCGGCGCGGCGGTCCGGTGCGCTGGCAGCTGGCCGGACAGGACCTGGCCGCGATCACCGCGAACCTGGCGCAGCTGGGCGCGGACTACGCGCGCACCGCCCGCGGCGACTACCCCGCGTGGACCGAGCTGCTGCGCCACCTGCTGGCCACGCTGCTGCTGCGCATCGCCGCCCTGCCGCGCGGCGGGGACGGCGAGGCCGACGGGGGCAACGCCACGTTCACCCAGTTCCAGCGCGAGCTCGAGCGCTTCTTCGCCCAGACCCGCCAGGTCGAGGACTACGCGGACCGGCTCGGCTGCTCCAGCAAGACCCTGACCAGGGCCTGCCGGGCGGCCACCGGGCAGGCCGCCAAGCAGCTCATCGACGCCCGGGTGGCCCTGGAGGCCAAACGGCTGCTCGCCTACACCAACCTGCCGGTGGCCAACATCAGCAGGCGGCTCGGATTCAGCGAGCCCACCAACTTCGGCAAGTTCTTCCAGCGCGAAGCCGGGCAGTCACCGTCCGCATTCCGGTCGGGGCTGCTGCGTTAA
- a CDS encoding alpha/beta hydrolase family protein → MKRWLSAFLLAPLAATGLLAPAASAAETPDPLAAGPHQVAEAPYNLGDTAFTPPGFAKPVELAGHVYHPADPSKGPYPLVVFLHGRHTTCMSAQTGGSAFLQWPCAAGRFPIPSHRGYDYAARALASHGYAVVSVSANGINAADNSDAQYGMVARGHLVLKHLDLWRDWKTQAGGPVSTEVARSFDTTRVGLMGHSRGGEGVVRALELNAARPDPYGIKALFPLAPTDFHRRIPLNLPVGTLIPTCDGDLSDLQGVHYYDDARYTDANNTGAHYIATVLGANHNYFNTAWSPSSGLAGALDDWRSSNTSSQCHPSQTATRLSEDDQRKAGQAYLGSFFRLHLGGETAFGPLWQGAEPAPSSVAPATVLASYHPPSVNNKRKDINRFEAADSHQVNQLGGKVIPGGTTALKQCGGTPSTTAASCLATAQTSRQREPHRGWGTLGVTSQQVVWGNAADTLANEIPQEHRDFRGYAALQFRAGLDFTDTANNPAGQAQNLQVVVQDGTGRRQSIPVAQYTKGLDYPHVPPGTADVIPHFLLNQVRVPLSAFTDVDLGNVQLVWFAFNSTPKGALAISDLSLTS, encoded by the coding sequence ATGAAGCGCTGGCTGTCCGCGTTCCTGCTGGCGCCGCTGGCCGCGACCGGCCTGCTGGCGCCCGCCGCCTCCGCCGCCGAGACGCCCGACCCGCTGGCGGCCGGTCCGCACCAGGTGGCCGAGGCGCCGTACAACCTGGGCGACACCGCCTTCACCCCGCCCGGCTTCGCCAAGCCGGTGGAACTGGCCGGGCACGTCTACCACCCGGCCGACCCGTCGAAGGGCCCGTACCCGCTGGTGGTCTTCCTGCACGGGCGGCACACCACGTGCATGTCGGCGCAGACCGGCGGCTCGGCCTTCCTCCAGTGGCCGTGCGCGGCGGGCCGCTTCCCGATCCCCAGCCACCGCGGTTACGACTACGCGGCGCGCGCCCTGGCCAGCCACGGCTACGCGGTGGTGTCGGTGAGCGCGAACGGCATCAACGCCGCGGACAACTCCGACGCCCAGTACGGCATGGTCGCGCGCGGGCACCTGGTGCTCAAGCACCTGGACCTGTGGCGCGACTGGAAGACCCAGGCGGGTGGCCCGGTCTCCACCGAGGTCGCGCGGTCCTTCGACACCACGCGCGTGGGCCTGATGGGCCACTCGCGGGGCGGCGAGGGCGTGGTGCGGGCGCTGGAGCTCAACGCGGCGCGCCCCGACCCGTACGGCATCAAGGCCCTGTTCCCCTTGGCGCCGACGGACTTCCACCGCCGCATCCCGCTGAACCTGCCGGTGGGCACCCTGATCCCCACCTGTGACGGCGACCTGTCGGACCTGCAGGGCGTGCACTACTACGACGACGCCCGCTACACCGACGCCAACAACACCGGAGCCCACTACATCGCGACGGTCCTGGGCGCCAACCACAACTACTTCAACACGGCCTGGTCCCCGAGCAGCGGCCTGGCCGGTGCGCTGGACGACTGGCGCTCCTCCAACACCAGCTCGCAGTGCCACCCGTCCCAGACCGCGACCCGCCTGTCGGAGGACGACCAGCGCAAGGCGGGACAGGCCTACCTGGGCAGCTTCTTCCGCCTGCACCTGGGCGGCGAGACGGCCTTCGGCCCGCTGTGGCAGGGCGCGGAACCGGCCCCGTCCTCGGTGGCCCCGGCCACGGTCCTGGCGAGCTACCACCCGCCGTCGGTGAACAACAAGCGCAAGGACATCAACCGTTTCGAGGCCGCGGACTCCCACCAGGTGAACCAGCTGGGCGGCAAGGTGATCCCGGGGGGCACGACGGCGCTGAAGCAGTGCGGCGGCACCCCGAGCACCACGGCGGCCAGCTGCCTGGCCACGGCCCAGACCAGCCGCCAGCGGGAGCCCCACCGGGGCTGGGGCACGCTGGGCGTGACCTCGCAGCAGGTGGTCTGGGGCAACGCGGCCGACACCCTGGCCAACGAGATCCCCCAGGAGCACCGCGACTTCCGCGGCTACGCGGCCCTGCAGTTCCGCGCGGGCCTGGACTTCACCGACACCGCGAACAACCCGGCGGGCCAGGCCCAGAACCTCCAGGTCGTGGTCCAGGACGGCACGGGCAGACGCCAGTCCATCCCGGTGGCCCAGTACACGAAGGGCCTGGACTACCCGCACGTGCCGCCGGGCACGGCCGACGTGATCCCGCACTTCCTGCTCAACCAGGTCCGGGTGCCGCTCTCGGCGTTCACCGACGTGGACCTCGGCAACGTCCAGCTGGTGTGGTTCGCCTTCAACTCCACCCCGAAGGGCGCGCTGGCGATCTCGGACCTGTCCCTGACCAGCTGA
- a CDS encoding superoxide dismutase, which produces MALYTLPDLDYDYSALEPAISGEINELHHSKHHAAYVAGTNTTLEKLEEARDKGDFGSIVGLEHTLAFNLAGHAMHVVWWKILSPNGGDKPTGELAAAIDQDFGSFDKLRAQLNAVSTTIQGSGWGVLAWDPIGQRLITQQLKDHHSNLSIATTPLVVFDVWEHAYYLQYRNVKADYINALWNIIDWNEVGKRFEDARAGKNGLLLP; this is translated from the coding sequence ATGGCCCTGTACACGCTGCCCGACCTGGACTACGACTACTCGGCGCTGGAGCCCGCGATCTCCGGCGAGATCAACGAGCTGCACCACAGCAAGCACCACGCCGCCTACGTCGCGGGCACCAACACCACCCTCGAGAAGCTCGAGGAGGCCCGGGACAAGGGCGACTTCGGCTCCATCGTGGGCCTGGAGCACACCCTGGCCTTCAACCTGGCCGGACACGCCATGCACGTGGTCTGGTGGAAGATCCTCTCGCCCAACGGCGGCGACAAGCCCACCGGCGAGCTGGCCGCGGCCATCGACCAGGACTTCGGCTCCTTCGACAAGCTCCGTGCCCAGCTCAACGCGGTCTCCACCACCATCCAGGGCTCCGGCTGGGGCGTGCTGGCCTGGGACCCGATCGGCCAGCGCCTGATCACCCAGCAGCTCAAGGACCACCACTCCAACCTCTCGATCGCCACCACCCCGCTGGTGGTCTTCGACGTGTGGGAGCACGCGTACTACCTGCAGTACCGCAACGTGAAGGCCGACTACATCAACGCGCTGTGGAACATCATCGACTGGAACGAGGTCGGCAAGCGCTTCGAGGACGCCCGCGCGGGCAAGAACGGCCTGCTCCTCCCCTGA